A genomic segment from Pseudomonas sp. S09G 359 encodes:
- a CDS encoding alcohol dehydrogenase catalytic domain-containing protein, with amino-acid sequence MKAIVLKAFGGPEQLQLEEVPTPQVGAAEVLVKVAAAGVCHHDVLHRAGHLPGAHTGVVLGHEVAGEVVEVGANVHQLAVGARVVVYQRRFCGQCRDCLRGRQDLCRALGLPSVDTEGAYAEYLRVPAISAIELPDGLDYVQAALASCPIGTSVRALLGEAALKPGESVLINGASGGLGAHQIQLAKAFGARVIAVTGSADKRDFLHRLGADEVIVSAGSYSAEVWKLTGKRGVDVAMENLGSTLEDTLRSMALGGRVVVLGNVAPASVPINPGLLIGRRLRVQGSGSATLEEVRLALALIKGGQVKPLIDRVLPFHQVAEAHALLESRQVSGRIVLSGW; translated from the coding sequence ATGAAAGCCATAGTTCTAAAAGCCTTCGGCGGGCCGGAGCAATTGCAGCTCGAGGAGGTGCCTACGCCTCAGGTGGGTGCGGCTGAAGTGCTGGTCAAAGTAGCGGCTGCAGGGGTTTGCCATCACGACGTGCTGCATCGCGCCGGGCACTTGCCAGGGGCGCACACGGGCGTGGTGCTCGGCCATGAAGTGGCGGGTGAAGTGGTTGAGGTCGGCGCTAACGTGCATCAACTGGCGGTCGGTGCCCGTGTCGTGGTCTATCAGCGCCGTTTTTGCGGCCAGTGCCGCGACTGCCTGCGCGGGCGCCAGGACCTGTGCCGCGCCTTGGGCCTGCCATCGGTGGATACCGAGGGTGCCTACGCCGAATACCTGCGGGTGCCGGCGATTTCCGCCATCGAACTGCCCGACGGGTTGGACTACGTGCAGGCCGCCTTGGCGTCCTGCCCGATTGGCACCAGCGTGCGCGCCCTGCTCGGCGAGGCGGCGCTTAAACCTGGCGAAAGCGTGTTGATCAACGGCGCCAGCGGTGGCTTGGGGGCTCATCAGATTCAATTGGCCAAAGCCTTTGGCGCACGGGTGATCGCCGTGACGGGCAGCGCCGACAAGCGCGACTTTCTCCACCGCCTGGGGGCCGACGAGGTGATCGTCAGTGCCGGCAGCTACAGCGCCGAGGTGTGGAAACTCACCGGCAAACGCGGCGTGGACGTGGCCATGGAAAACCTCGGCAGCACGTTGGAAGACACCCTGCGCAGCATGGCCCTCGGCGGGCGCGTGGTGGTGTTGGGTAACGTCGCACCGGCCAGCGTGCCGATCAACCCCGGCTTGTTGATTGGCCGTCGCCTGCGGGTGCAGGGTTCGGGCAGCGCGACGCTGGAAGAAGTGCGCCTGGCACTCGCTTTGATCAAGGGTGGGCAGGTCAAGCCGCTGATCGACCGCGTGCTGCCGTTTCACCAGGTGGCCGAGGCCCATGCGCTGTTGGAATCGCGCCAGGTCAGCGGGCGCATTGTGTTGAGTGGGTGGTAA
- a CDS encoding TonB-dependent siderophore receptor, producing the protein MSRPYTRFRPRLSLLTVGILGLCAQQAAQAEETPSRPAAASDTALQTVVVTGARDSGRTVAKSLAPIDVISADDLARSGKQNLRDALAASVPSYTNAAGFTGGTGLSVKSATLRGLGGNHVLVLVNGKRRHNTSLIFVQTAATSSGQSPADLDLIPIAAVDHVEVLRDGAAAQYGSDAIAGVINIILKRNHSGGSGSALYGQYANRVGGKGNFGARGQGQVNQGFELPNEGFFSLSADIGIQESSNVAGAVPDRTSIYFRQNGQPDPRETSESRYRQQLGQPRSQTYNFGYNAELPLNQDYTLYSFSTLSHRNSTSWGTYRTANSPQNIVSVYPDGFSPRFVVEEDDFQSVFGVRNDDLLGWAWDLSTSYGYNNANTRNERSLNPSLGPTSPHDMDGGNLIASQWTNNLDLTRAFDTGLFAKPLNVSTGLEFRRDGFEIQAGEYASYADGGYVFPAGSPLAGQRPNPGAPGLVGFTPADAHNYSRTNTAGYVDFSQSLTDQWDVSLAGRFEHYSDFGDTGSGKFSTRYAFTPQFAVRGTVSNGFRAPSLQQQFYSSSLTAWRTSPLTGQLEQATTRYVTVNDAAGQALGAKELKPERSMNYSLGFVATPTENLDVTVDLYQIDIKDRILQTSNLQGTAVSNLLAAQGLNPNQIVSYFGNLADTRTRGIDLVADYRYDLGRYGKTKWTLLSNQSLQTIEKIKEPAALAGTGVSAVGRDRQGNLTSAYPKNTTSLNAAWQLGDFEVNLKETRYSKVTGRNQISASRDEVIRPAFITDLSVGYWLSDAVKVTVGGENIFDRRPQQLNDEAKRFYFFPTDNPTYSWYSPYGLEGAYYFAKVDVSW; encoded by the coding sequence ATGTCTCGCCCTTACACTCGCTTTCGTCCCAGGCTCAGCCTGCTGACTGTCGGCATCCTCGGGCTGTGCGCCCAGCAGGCGGCCCAGGCCGAAGAAACCCCGTCACGGCCTGCGGCGGCCAGCGACACTGCGTTGCAAACCGTGGTGGTCACCGGCGCCCGGGACAGCGGCCGCACGGTGGCCAAGAGCCTGGCGCCGATTGATGTGATCAGTGCCGACGACCTCGCCCGCTCAGGTAAACAGAACCTGCGCGACGCCCTGGCCGCCAGCGTACCGTCCTATACCAATGCGGCGGGCTTTACCGGTGGCACCGGGTTGTCGGTCAAGTCGGCGACCCTGCGCGGCTTGGGCGGCAACCATGTGCTGGTCCTGGTCAACGGCAAGCGTCGGCACAACACCTCGCTGATCTTCGTACAGACCGCCGCCACGTCCAGCGGCCAGTCGCCCGCCGACCTCGACCTGATCCCCATCGCGGCGGTCGACCACGTGGAAGTGCTGCGCGACGGCGCGGCGGCGCAGTACGGCTCGGATGCGATTGCCGGGGTGATCAATATCATCCTTAAGCGCAACCACTCCGGTGGCAGCGGTAGCGCGTTATACGGCCAGTATGCGAACCGTGTAGGCGGCAAGGGCAACTTCGGCGCCCGTGGCCAGGGCCAGGTCAACCAGGGTTTCGAGCTGCCCAATGAGGGTTTCTTCAGCCTCAGCGCGGATATCGGCATTCAGGAAAGCTCCAACGTGGCCGGCGCCGTGCCGGATCGCACGAGCATCTATTTCCGCCAGAACGGCCAGCCCGATCCGCGCGAAACCAGCGAAAGCCGTTACCGCCAGCAACTGGGCCAGCCACGCTCGCAAACCTATAACTTCGGCTATAACGCCGAGTTGCCGCTGAACCAGGACTACACGCTGTACTCGTTCTCCACCCTCAGCCACCGCAACTCCACCAGTTGGGGCACGTACCGCACCGCCAACTCGCCGCAGAATATTGTCTCGGTGTACCCGGACGGCTTCTCGCCGCGCTTCGTGGTGGAAGAGGACGACTTCCAAAGCGTCTTCGGGGTACGTAACGATGACCTGCTCGGTTGGGCGTGGGACTTGAGCACCAGCTACGGCTACAACAACGCCAACACCCGCAACGAGCGTTCGCTGAACCCGTCCCTGGGGCCAACCAGCCCCCACGACATGGACGGCGGCAACCTGATCGCCAGCCAGTGGACCAACAACCTCGACCTGACGCGCGCCTTCGACACCGGGCTGTTTGCCAAGCCGCTGAACGTGTCCACCGGCCTTGAGTTCCGCCGTGACGGTTTCGAGATCCAGGCCGGCGAATACGCCTCCTACGCCGATGGCGGCTACGTCTTCCCCGCCGGCAGCCCACTCGCCGGGCAACGTCCCAACCCCGGCGCGCCAGGGCTGGTGGGCTTCACCCCGGCGGATGCGCACAACTACTCGCGCACCAACACCGCCGGCTATGTCGACTTCAGCCAGAGCCTCACCGACCAATGGGACGTGAGCCTGGCCGGGCGTTTTGAGCATTACAGCGATTTCGGTGACACTGGCAGCGGCAAATTCTCCACCCGTTATGCGTTCACGCCGCAATTCGCCGTACGCGGCACCGTGAGTAACGGCTTCCGTGCGCCGTCGCTGCAGCAGCAGTTCTATTCATCGTCGCTGACCGCCTGGCGCACCAGCCCGCTAACCGGGCAACTGGAACAGGCCACCACCCGCTACGTGACGGTCAACGATGCCGCCGGCCAAGCGTTGGGCGCCAAGGAACTCAAGCCTGAACGCTCGATGAACTACAGCCTCGGGTTCGTCGCTACACCCACCGAGAACCTGGACGTTACCGTCGACCTGTACCAGATCGATATCAAGGACCGCATCCTGCAAACCAGTAACCTGCAGGGCACCGCCGTGTCCAACCTGCTCGCCGCCCAAGGCCTGAACCCCAACCAGATCGTCTCGTACTTCGGCAACCTGGCCGACACCCGCACCCGTGGCATCGACCTGGTGGCCGACTACCGCTATGACCTGGGTCGCTATGGCAAGACCAAATGGACCTTGCTCAGCAACCAGAGCCTGCAGACCATCGAGAAAATCAAGGAGCCCGCCGCACTCGCCGGCACCGGCGTGAGTGCAGTCGGCCGTGACCGCCAGGGCAACCTGACCTCGGCCTACCCGAAAAACACCACCTCCTTGAACGCCGCCTGGCAACTCGGGGATTTCGAGGTAAACCTCAAGGAAACCCGCTACTCCAAGGTCACCGGGCGCAACCAGATTTCCGCCAGCCGTGACGAGGTGATTCGCCCCGCGTTCATCACCGACTTGAGCGTCGGCTATTGGCTGAGCGATGCAGTGAAAGTCACCGTGGGCGGCGAAAACATCTTCGACCGCCGCCCGCAACAGCTCAATGATGAGGCCAAGCGCTTCTACTTCTTCCCAACCGACAACCCGACCTACAGCTGGTACTCGCCCTACGGCCTGGAAGGCGCCTATTACTTCGCTAAAGTCGATGTGAGCTGGTGA
- a CDS encoding enoyl-CoA hydratase/isomerase family protein — MTVEYQTIGEGILVVTLNRQERLNALDSQAKHELAEVWQRAQQDTDVRAIVLRGAGERAFCAGSDLKEIQATGETVSSDVLARALPGVGNDLSKPVIAALHGHTLGLGISLAIHCDFRIARHDTRFHFPEVQHGMLSGFSAITLPSLIGEAAALDIMLSARKFDAQAALALGLVNQVVDDAYASSLELAARLASHSSKAVEWTKTLLLAERKARLTRQMALVDQARQDVMLGRDAQV; from the coding sequence ATGACAGTCGAGTACCAAACAATTGGCGAGGGAATCCTGGTGGTGACCCTCAATCGCCAGGAGCGCCTGAATGCCCTGGATAGCCAGGCCAAGCACGAGTTGGCCGAGGTTTGGCAACGCGCTCAACAGGACACCGACGTGCGCGCCATCGTGCTGCGCGGGGCCGGTGAGCGGGCGTTCTGCGCCGGTTCCGACCTCAAGGAAATCCAGGCCACCGGCGAAACCGTCAGCAGCGACGTGCTCGCCCGCGCCCTGCCCGGCGTCGGCAACGACCTGAGCAAGCCGGTGATTGCCGCGCTGCACGGGCACACCCTGGGCCTGGGCATCAGCCTGGCGATTCACTGCGATTTCCGCATTGCGCGGCATGACACGCGCTTCCACTTTCCGGAAGTGCAGCACGGCATGTTGTCCGGCTTCAGTGCAATCACCCTGCCCAGCCTGATCGGCGAGGCGGCGGCCCTGGACATCATGCTCAGCGCGCGCAAATTCGACGCTCAAGCGGCGCTGGCGCTCGGCCTGGTCAACCAAGTGGTGGACGACGCCTACGCCAGCTCGCTGGAACTGGCCGCGCGCCTGGCCAGCCACTCCAGCAAGGCGGTGGAGTGGACCAAGACCCTGCTGCTGGCTGAACGCAAGGCCCGACTGACGCGGCAGATGGCACTGGTCGACCAGGCCCGCCAGGACGTGATGCTGGGGCGTGATGCCCAGGTGTAA
- a CDS encoding MFS transporter, giving the protein MTHFERPEATFDQRLYRKLAWRIMPFLFLCFVLNWLDRVNISFAHLQFKTDLNISDATFGIIVGVFSIGYLLFEIPSNLLLEKIGAKKTMMRIMVLWGLVTIATAFAQTPAQFYVLRVLLGAAEAGFFPGVILYLTYWFPASHRARITSRFIMAIAVCGIIGGPLSTAIMGHFAGVGGFTGWQWLFVITGIPPVLAGLFAWYWLDDKPASAKWLSTDEKHAIEQALARERLQRKPGGHTRFVEALKDRKVWFITLAYCLTIMCTGNVTNIWAPSIIRDSGISNLGQLGLLSALPYVVGVCLMLWACRHSDVRQERRWHFALGGLTAALAMLILPNFLFSPYSAIAVLSLMTSGYLVATAIFWTIPTYYLSDHAKAAGLALVNCCGQISSLLTPIMIGAIKTSTGDISLALYIVAALVASGTLILLFGVPRNALRDAF; this is encoded by the coding sequence ATGACGCACTTCGAACGCCCTGAGGCGACCTTCGACCAGCGCCTGTACCGCAAACTGGCCTGGCGGATCATGCCGTTCCTGTTTCTGTGCTTCGTGCTCAATTGGCTGGACCGCGTCAACATCAGCTTCGCGCACTTGCAGTTCAAGACCGACCTGAACATCAGCGACGCCACGTTCGGCATCATCGTCGGGGTGTTCTCCATCGGCTACCTGCTGTTCGAGATTCCCAGCAACCTGCTGCTGGAAAAGATTGGCGCGAAAAAAACCATGATGCGCATCATGGTGCTATGGGGGCTGGTGACCATCGCCACCGCGTTTGCCCAGACCCCGGCGCAGTTCTATGTGCTGCGGGTATTGCTGGGGGCGGCCGAGGCCGGGTTCTTTCCGGGGGTGATCCTGTACCTCACCTACTGGTTTCCGGCCAGCCACCGGGCGCGTATCACCTCGCGCTTCATCATGGCGATTGCGGTGTGCGGGATTATCGGCGGGCCGCTGTCGACTGCGATCATGGGGCACTTCGCCGGGGTCGGCGGGTTTACCGGCTGGCAATGGCTGTTTGTGATCACCGGCATTCCGCCGGTGCTCGCCGGGTTGTTCGCCTGGTACTGGCTGGACGACAAACCGGCCTCGGCCAAGTGGCTGAGCACGGATGAAAAGCACGCCATCGAGCAGGCCCTGGCGCGTGAACGGCTGCAGCGCAAACCCGGCGGGCATACGCGCTTCGTCGAGGCACTGAAGGACCGCAAGGTGTGGTTTATCACCCTGGCCTACTGCCTGACCATCATGTGCACCGGCAACGTCACCAATATCTGGGCACCGTCGATCATCCGCGATTCGGGCATCAGCAACCTTGGGCAACTGGGGTTGTTGTCGGCCCTGCCCTATGTAGTCGGCGTGTGCCTGATGTTGTGGGCCTGCCGCCACTCGGATGTGCGCCAGGAACGCCGTTGGCACTTCGCCCTGGGCGGCCTGACAGCGGCGCTGGCCATGCTGATCCTGCCCAATTTCCTCTTCAGCCCCTACTCGGCGATTGCCGTACTGAGCCTGATGACCAGCGGTTACCTGGTGGCCACCGCGATTTTCTGGACCATCCCGACTTACTACCTGTCCGACCACGCCAAGGCCGCCGGCCTGGCACTGGTCAATTGCTGCGGGCAGATCAGCAGCCTGCTGACGCCGATCATGATCGGCGCGATCAAGACGTCCACCGGCGATATCAGCCTGGCGCTCTACATCGTGGCGGCCCTGGTGGCCAGTGGCACGTTGATCTTGTTGTTCGGCGTACCCCGCAACGCCCTGCGCGACGCTTTCTGA